In Synchiropus splendidus isolate RoL2022-P1 chromosome 15, RoL_Sspl_1.0, whole genome shotgun sequence, the genomic stretch AatgatttgttttattgtttccttTCAAACATTTGGTTTCACCCTGGGTTGATTGGTTATCAATATGAAAgcagcattttgtgttttttttttttatttgctctgcAAAATCCTGCAGGGTCGGTGTGCACTATGAGCTTCTTTTCgtgtcatttctgttttttcaatTTGCACTATGCGATTTGAGAGGTGGTCGCCTTTTATCTCTCTGTCATTGATGGCTATTAACTCCCTTGGTACATTTTCCAGTTTCTGATCCACGTAAACAATATTTCCAAATCTAAATTCATTGAAACCTATTACTCATATTAGTCcagatatatatttaaatatatttattaaaatgaagatGCCTTAGATtaatgtatgtgtatgtgtgtgtgtgtgaacgcgAGAGAGCGAGCGACCGATTCTCAGGTAGCGTCGAgcaaagcattttaaaatgtcataacCAAATAGATCAGGGCTACGTCATCATGTAAGGGAccagtggtgtcagaactttatCAACAATTCAGTCTTATTCTCAGATTGTTTGTGCGCATGGTAGGGAGCTTGTGAATGAATGAGATCATACCAGCAAagtgaatgttttatttgactttggTGAAGGGACACGGGGTCCGGTCTGAGCAGACACCCCACTATCAgggatacatttttttctttcagttgttGAGTGATCTCAGATATGAATCCATTTCccaacattttgtttcagttcaaataaaaaaattaaagcaaAACTATGATAATGTGTCTGCGTGCTTTTAGCCAGTCTCCATAAAGTGTTCAGGTAATCATTGACGAAAGCAATATTCTAGGAAGGTATTTTGGTGCCTCCCTGGAACTgatactagagaggagacttcgacCAATAGTCAAACCTCGGATTCAAGAGGAACGGTGTGGTTTTTggcccggtcgtggaacactggaccagctctagaccctccatcgggtgctcgagaaaaggggagtgtgagattgatagacaggttggtgcagcggcagcagtgatgcggtcactgtatcggaccgtcgtggtgaagagagagctgagtcacaagacgaagctctcgatttaccgatcaatctacgttcccaccctcatctatggtcacgagctttgggtaatgaccgaaaggatgagatcgcggatacaagcggctgagatgagtttcctccgcagggtggctgggcgcacccttagagatagggtgaggagttcggtcatccgggaggagctcggggtggagccgctgctcctccacatcgagaggaaccagctgaggtggctcgggtaTCTGATCTGGATGgctcctggacgcctccctggggaggttttCCGGgtatgtcctactgggaggagaccccggggaagacccaggactcgctggagagattatgtctccggtctggcctgggaacgcctcgggatcccccgggaggagctggaggaggtttgtgcggaccgggaagtttgggcttccctgctccgaatgctgcctctgcgacccaactccggataagcagcagaagcaggaggtATTTTGGTGTGAAGATACTGGACAGAGAGGGGTCCAGGCGGTAATGGCCAAAGAGGATTGACTGGGACGGAATGTTTATTTCACCCAAACAAACTGTCGACAACATAAAACATATACAACATATAAAAAGTACAGTAACttgctgttttatttgtttatctatTTGTATTTACGTCGTCATTTCTCtacctcatgttttttttaagacttaTTCCATTTTTATTACAAATAATCGCGAACCTCCGTTTGAATCACGTGATACATGCTAACCAATAAAGGAGCGGAGTTATTCTCCGCGTCACAGACGCAAATTCCACTTCAGTGTAAAGGCTGCACTTTGTGACTGTATTTTTGACGCCAAGAGCGAACAAAATTGTGCAAACGTGCGTCCATTTTCAGTCGTCTCATCTCACATGAACTTGAGAGCGGTGGGAAATGCGTACATGCTTAACCATCTTATTTCATAAGGGTGAGCTAGGCACATTAACTAGCACTGCTTATGAAATTTCAACGATGAATGTAGTTGAATAAATAGTCTTGACATTGcatcatctcactctcacaagtTAGTTCCGCTGGCGGAAGGATGCTGACGCGGCGGGTGTTCTGCAGCGCGCTGGTGAGTCAGGTGACTCGGCGCCTGTCGTTAAGCACCGCTCAGGTAGGACTGTTCCTGCGGTTTGATATCAAGTTTTAAAAAGCCAACTTATATCCATCcctatttttcttttgtaagGAGACCAAATTGAAGACCAAATTTGGTCCGCTGAGCGACCAAGATCGAATTTTCACCAATCTGTATGGTCGTCATGACTGGAGGTGAAAGTTCTTGTTTTTATCCAGCAGGTTGTCTCAACTagcctgttttatttatttttttcagcaaagagaACGTACAAAGTGATCACATGTATCATGCATCAATCACTTtcgtattttaaaaaaaactaatttGCCACATAATATCTGTCTGTCACACAAAATGTTTAAGTCCACCACACTTAGAAcctattattatttcatatcaCATGTCACATTACATTGGTACAGTGTGTGCAATATGTTTTAAAAACGGTCTTTGTTCATTTACAGTGACTGAATATAATCATAAAAGTACGTAATAATAGCTCCAGTTGACAATGTCTGACACGGCTCTTTCCATAAATCATATTTTTAGCTCTACTATATGTTTTCAAGTATGACTCCTTTCGTAGTGAATCTAGGGAAATCAGGAAATAAACTGCCTATTGCTTTCAGACTCAAAGGAGCTCTGAGACGAGGTGACTGGTATAAAACCAAGGAGATCATTCTTAAGGGTCCAGATTGGATCCTGAATGAGGTGAAAATCTCAGGACTGCGGGGCAGAGGTGGAGCTGGGTTTCCAACGGGCATGAAGTGGGGCTTCATGAACAAACCCAGTGATGGCAGGTAGGTTTTGCTCTCCATATGTACTTATCAATAATGGATATTTCAGGTGGTAATTGTTGATCCTTACTGCAAACAGcctttgctgttgctgtcgaGAGTGAAGAATCCTTGTGTCACTGTGACTGTGGTCGGTCACATTTTCCCACCACTCAGATTTCAGTTCATCAAGTGCCCTTCATACTCATACGCTGTTTGCATTCCTCACTCTGGAACTCAGTGACCTGTCCGATGCTTTCCATGACCACTGGAGATGGTCCCACTTTTGACCTATACCTGTCACAAACCATCCCTTCCTTGGCTTCCCTCAGGCCGAAGTATTTGGTGGTGAACGCTGATGAAGGGGAGCCTGGGACCTGTAAAGACCGTGAGATCATGCGCCATGACCCTCACAAGCTGTTGGACGGCTGCCTGCTGGCGGGCAGAGCCATGGGCGCTCGGGCAGCCTACATCTACATTAGAGGAGAGTTTTACAACGAATCGTCAAACCTGCAGGTACATGAAGAACAACAGTTGCTGAGTTCTCAGTGTGGTagagtttcctttttttcaggtTGCCATACATGAAGCGTACAGAGCAGGCTTGATAGGAAAGAACGCATGTGGCTCTGGTTATGACTTTGACGTGTTTGTGATGCGAGGAGCTGGTGCTTACATCTGTGGGGAGGAGACGGCTCTGATTGAGTCTCTGGAGGGCAAACAAGGAAAACCCAGACTCAAACCCCCATTTCCTGCTGAGATAGGTAATATCAGGGATATTCACTATACATGGTGCTGGCCAGTACTAACTGTGCACTTTTATCCCTGCAGGTGTGTTTGGCTGCCCAACTACTGTGTCAAATGTGGAGACGGTTGCTGTGGCACCTGCTATCTGCCGCCGAGGGGGGGCT encodes the following:
- the LOC128772183 gene encoding NADH dehydrogenase [ubiquinone] flavoprotein 1, mitochondrial-like isoform X3 yields the protein MRTCLTILFHKVSSAGGRMLTRRVFCSALVSQVTRRLSLSTAQETKLKTKFGPLSDQDRIFTNLYGRHDWRLKGALRRGDWYKTKEIILKGPDWILNEVKISGLRGRGGAGFPTGMKWGFMNKPSDGRPKYLVVNADEGEPGTCKDREIMRHDPHKLLDGCLLAGRAMGARAAYIYIRGEFYNESSNLQVAIHEAYRAGLIGKNACGSGYDFDVFVMRGAGAYICGEETALIESLEGKQGKPRLKPPFPAEIGVFGCPTTVSNVETVAVAPAICRRGGAWFASFGRERNSGTKLFNISGHVNTPCTVEEEMSIPLRELIERHAGGVRGGWENLLGVIPGGSSTPIIPRHVCDDVLMDFDDLVRAETALGTAAVIVMDKSTDVIRAIARLVEFYKHESCGQCTPCREGVHWMDSMMWRFVKGDAALSEIDMIWELSKQIEGHSICALGDGAAWPVQVPSVLLIVTACWFANGHAKLVLTPGLNLLLNSQGLIRHFRPTMESRIAEHNRKHTPRETDMKMISTPSR
- the LOC128772183 gene encoding NADH dehydrogenase [ubiquinone] flavoprotein 1, mitochondrial-like isoform X1, giving the protein MRTCLTILFHKVSSAGGRMLTRRVFCSALVSQVTRRLSLSTAQETKLKTKFGPLSDQDRIFTNLYGRHDWRLKGALRRGDWYKTKEIILKGPDWILNEVKISGLRGRGGAGFPTGMKWGFMNKPSDGRPKYLVVNADEGEPGTCKDREIMRHDPHKLLDGCLLAGRAMGARAAYIYIRGEFYNESSNLQVAIHEAYRAGLIGKNACGSGYDFDVFVMRGAGAYICGEETALIESLEGKQGKPRLKPPFPAEIGVFGCPTTVSNVETVAVAPAICRRGGAWFASFGRERNSGTKLFNISGHVNTPCTVEEEMSIPLRELIERHAGRGTLHSACCLIHELMTSPFSPVIGSGGVRGGWENLLGVIPGGSSTPIIPRHVCDDVLMDFDDLVRAETALGTAAVIVMDKSTDVIRAIARLVEFYKHESCGQCTPCREGVHWMDSMMWRFVKGDAALSEIDMIWELSKQIEGHSICALGDGAAWPVQVPSVLLIVTACWFANGHAKLVLTPGLNLLLNSQGLIRHFRPTMESRIAEHNRKHTPRETDMKMISTPSR
- the LOC128772183 gene encoding NADH dehydrogenase [ubiquinone] flavoprotein 1, mitochondrial-like isoform X6 — encoded protein: MRTCLTILFHKVSSAGGRMLTRRVFCSALVSQVTRRLSLSTAQETKLKTKFGPLSDQDRIFTNLYGRHDWRLKGALRRGDWYKTKEIILKGPDWILNEVKISGLRGRGGAGFPTGMKWGFMNKPSDGRPKYLVVNADEGEPGTCKDREIMRHDPHKLLDGCLLAGRAMGARAAYIYIRGEFYNESSNLQVAIHEAYRAGLIGKNACGSGYDFDVFVMRGAGAYICGEETALIESLEGKQGKPRLKPPFPAEIGVFGCPTTVSNVETVAVAPAICRRGGAWFASFGRERNSGTKLFNISGHVNTPCTVEEEMSIPLRELIERHAGRGTLHSACCLIHELMTSPFSPVIGSGGVRGGWENLLGVIPGGSSTPIIPRHVCDDVLMDFDDLVRAETALGTAAVIVMDKSTDVIRAIARLVEFYKHESCGQCTPCREGTHQAFQTNNGESHR
- the LOC128772183 gene encoding NADH dehydrogenase [ubiquinone] flavoprotein 1, mitochondrial-like isoform X4; the encoded protein is MRTCLTILFHKVSSAGGRMLTRRVFCSALVSQVTRRLSLSTAQETKLKTKFGPLSDQDRIFTNLYGRHDWRLKGALRRGDWYKTKEIILKGPDWILNEVKISGLRGRGGAGFPTGMKWGFMNKPSDGRPKYLVVNADEGEPGTCKDREIMRHDPHKLLDGCLLAGRAMGARAAYIYIRGEFYNESSNLQVAIHEAYRAGLIGKNACGSGYDFDVFVMRGAGAYICGEETALIESLEGKQGKPRLKPPFPAEIGVFGCPTTVSNVETVAVAPAICRRGGAWFASFGRERNSGTKLFNISGHVNTPCTVEEEMSIPLRELIERHAGRGTLHSACCLIHELMTSPFSPVIGSGGVRGGWENLLGVIPGGSSTPIIPRHVCDDVLMDFDDLVRAETALGTAAVIVMDKSTDVIRAIARLVEFYKHESCGQCTPCREGVHWMDSMMWRFVKGDAALSEIDMIWELSKQIEGHSICALGDGAAWPVQGLIRHFRPTMESRIAEHNRKHTPRETDMKMISTPSR
- the LOC128772183 gene encoding NADH dehydrogenase [ubiquinone] flavoprotein 1, mitochondrial-like isoform X5 → MRTCLTILFHKVSSAGGRMLTRRVFCSALVSQVTRRLSLSTAQETKLKTKFGPLSDQDRIFTNLYGRHDWRLKGALRRGDWYKTKEIILKGPDWILNEVKISGLRGRGGAGFPTGMKWGFMNKPSDGRPKYLVVNADEGEPGTCKDREIMRHDPHKLLDGCLLAGRAMGARAAYIYIRGEFYNESSNLQVAIHEAYRAGLIGKNACGSGYDFDVFVMRGAGAYICGEETALIESLEGKQGKPRLKPPFPAEIGVFGCPTTVSNVETVAVAPAICRRGGAWFASFGRERNSGTKLFNISGHVNTPCTVEEEMSIPLRELIERHAGGVRGGWENLLGVIPGGSSTPIIPRHVCDDVLMDFDDLVRAETALGTAAVIVMDKSTDVIRAIARLVEFYKHESCGQCTPCREGVHWMDSMMWRFVKGDAALSEIDMIWELSKQIEGHSICALGDGAAWPVQGLIRHFRPTMESRIAEHNRKHTPRETDMKMISTPSR